In Nitrobacteraceae bacterium AZCC 1564, the following proteins share a genomic window:
- a CDS encoding MFS family permease (product_source=COG0477; cath_funfam=1.20.1250.20; cog=COG0477; pfam=PF07690; superfamily=103473; transmembrane_helix_parts=Inside_1_20,TMhelix_21_43,Outside_44_57,TMhelix_58_78,Inside_79_84,TMhelix_85_107,Outside_108_116,TMhelix_117_139,Inside_140_145,TMhelix_146_165,Outside_166_179,TMhelix_180_202,Inside_203_221,TMhelix_222_244,Outside_245_258,TMhelix_259_281,Inside_282_287,TMhelix_288_310,Outside_311_315,TMhelix_316_338,Inside_339_350,TMhelix_351_373,Outside_374_378,TMhelix_379_401,Inside_402_411) encodes MAVPLDSRPHPVAFIPDSRAAWVRLSIALVIGSLGSVGMWSVVVVLPTVQAEFGATRAAASLAFTCAMMGFGLGGVLMGKLSDRFGIVPAIMVGTAALGLGYVGAGYAGALWQFNLMHFAIGLGAAATFGPLMAEASHWFERYRGLAVTIAASGNYIAGTFWPTIVERGTTQAGWRVTHIAIGIGCAIIMAVIVLVLRWIIGKETVRSHANAAAPRIDLRMSTNALTALLGIAAIGCCVAMAMPQVHIVAYCGDLGYGVARGAEMLSLMLAFGIVSRIGSGFLADRIGGLRTLLVGSIAQGVALLFYLFFDSLTSLYIISAMFGLFQGGIVPSYAIIVRESMPAHEAATRVGIVIFASVVGMSFGGWVSGLIFDATGSYAAAFLNGLGWNALNITIVVMLLWRARQRMAFA; translated from the coding sequence GTGGCTGTTCCCCTCGATTCCCGACCTCATCCCGTGGCGTTTATCCCTGACTCGCGCGCAGCGTGGGTACGGCTGTCGATTGCCCTGGTCATCGGATCGTTGGGCAGTGTGGGCATGTGGTCGGTGGTCGTCGTTCTCCCGACGGTCCAGGCCGAGTTCGGCGCAACCCGGGCTGCCGCATCGCTGGCCTTCACCTGCGCCATGATGGGGTTCGGCCTCGGCGGCGTGCTGATGGGCAAGCTCTCGGACAGGTTCGGCATCGTCCCGGCGATCATGGTCGGCACCGCCGCGTTGGGACTGGGGTACGTCGGGGCGGGTTATGCTGGCGCCTTGTGGCAATTCAACCTGATGCACTTCGCCATCGGGCTCGGCGCAGCCGCTACATTCGGACCGCTGATGGCTGAAGCGTCTCACTGGTTCGAACGGTACAGGGGCTTGGCGGTGACCATCGCCGCCAGCGGAAATTATATCGCCGGCACCTTCTGGCCGACGATCGTGGAACGTGGCACCACTCAAGCAGGCTGGCGCGTCACCCACATCGCAATCGGAATTGGGTGTGCGATCATCATGGCAGTCATCGTGCTCGTGCTCCGCTGGATCATCGGAAAGGAAACGGTGCGCTCACACGCGAACGCAGCGGCTCCGCGCATCGACCTGCGCATGAGCACCAATGCGTTGACTGCGCTTCTCGGTATTGCCGCTATCGGATGTTGTGTGGCCATGGCGATGCCGCAGGTTCATATCGTCGCATACTGCGGCGATCTCGGTTACGGCGTGGCGCGTGGTGCTGAAATGCTATCGCTGATGCTGGCGTTCGGGATTGTCAGCCGGATCGGATCGGGTTTCCTGGCTGATCGCATCGGAGGCTTGCGGACGCTGCTGGTCGGTTCGATTGCTCAGGGTGTCGCACTGCTGTTCTATCTATTTTTCGACAGCTTGACGTCACTCTATATTATCTCTGCGATGTTCGGCTTGTTCCAGGGCGGCATCGTGCCGAGCTACGCCATCATCGTGCGAGAATCGATGCCGGCGCATGAAGCTGCAACCCGTGTGGGCATCGTCATTTTTGCCTCCGTGGTTGGCATGTCGTTCGGCGGGTGGGTGTCGGGGCTGATCTTTGATGCGACCGGATCTTACGCCGCGGCCTTCCTGAATGGCCTGGGATGGAACGCCCTCAATATTACCATTGTGGTCATGCTGCTGTGGCGGGCGCGTCAGCGTATGGCGTTCGCATAA
- a CDS encoding AraC family transcriptional regulator of adaptative response/methylated-DNA-[protein]-cysteine methyltransferase (product_source=KO:K10778; cath_funfam=1.10.10.10,1.10.10.60,3.30.160.70,3.40.10.10; cog=COG0350,COG2169; ko=KO:K10778; pfam=PF01035,PF02805,PF12833; smart=SM00342; superfamily=46689,46767,53155,57884; tigrfam=TIGR00589), which translates to MTTALTKFRKVSPPSAADDPRWARIVSRDKTADGHIWYSVSTTGVYCRPSCPSRTANPKNVQIHDSLESAKATGFRTCKRCNPDGPSLEHENAALVAKACRIIEDSEEEPSLEDLADAVGRSPSYFHRVFKAATGLTPKDYAAADRAKKVREGLAAGNTITEAIYDAGFNSSGRFYEKSTNMLGMTPSQYRSGGTNEEIKFAVGQTSLGAILVASSKKGVASILLGNDPDELVRNLQDRFPKARLIGADRDYEALVAQVVGFVETPGIGLNLPLDVRGTVFQQRVWQALPEIPVGVTVSYSEIAQRIGSPRTVRAVAGACAANKLAVAIPCHRVIRNNGALSGYAWGVERKRALLEREASQGA; encoded by the coding sequence ATGACTACGGCGCTGACCAAATTTCGCAAAGTATCGCCCCCATCCGCGGCGGACGATCCACGGTGGGCGCGCATCGTCTCGCGCGATAAGACGGCCGATGGCCACATTTGGTATTCTGTTTCAACAACAGGGGTCTATTGCCGGCCGTCGTGCCCTTCTCGCACCGCCAACCCTAAGAACGTTCAGATTCATGACAGCCTGGAAAGCGCTAAGGCGACGGGATTCCGGACGTGTAAGCGGTGCAATCCAGACGGTCCCTCGCTCGAACACGAGAACGCAGCTCTTGTTGCAAAAGCATGCCGGATCATTGAGGACAGCGAAGAAGAACCGTCGCTGGAAGATCTGGCGGACGCCGTCGGCCGCAGCCCGAGTTATTTCCACCGCGTGTTCAAGGCTGCAACCGGTCTGACCCCAAAGGATTATGCCGCCGCCGATCGCGCGAAGAAGGTTCGTGAAGGCCTCGCCGCCGGAAACACGATCACCGAGGCGATCTATGACGCCGGCTTCAACTCCAGCGGGCGTTTCTACGAGAAATCGACGAACATGCTCGGCATGACCCCGTCGCAATACCGGTCGGGTGGCACGAACGAAGAAATCAAATTCGCGGTCGGCCAGACCTCTCTTGGCGCCATCCTTGTGGCCTCCAGCAAAAAGGGCGTCGCGTCCATTCTGCTTGGGAATGACCCGGACGAGCTCGTGCGCAATCTCCAGGACCGCTTTCCGAAGGCACGCCTCATAGGGGCAGATCGAGATTACGAAGCCTTGGTCGCGCAAGTTGTCGGCTTCGTTGAAACGCCAGGAATAGGCCTAAATCTCCCACTCGATGTTCGCGGCACGGTCTTTCAGCAACGCGTATGGCAGGCGCTTCCGGAGATTCCCGTTGGCGTGACAGTTTCATACTCGGAAATCGCGCAACGCATCGGTTCGCCAAGGACCGTGCGAGCGGTTGCGGGCGCGTGCGCAGCTAACAAGCTGGCCGTCGCCATTCCATGCCACCGCGTGATCCGTAATAACGGCGCTCTCTCAGGATACGCCTGGGGTGTCGAACGCAAGCGTGCTCTGCTTGAGCGAGAAGCTTCGCAAGGTGCCTAA
- a CDS encoding adenosylmethionine-8-amino-7-oxononanoate aminotransferase (product_source=KO:K00833; cath_funfam=3.40.640.10; cog=COG0161; ko=KO:K00833; pfam=PF00202; superfamily=53383; tigrfam=TIGR00508), with product MMSKSPVWHPFTQHAVFPDAVPIARGEGAWLETADGRRIFDAISSWWVVTHGHRHPHIVKAIKDQADRLDQVIFAGFTHEPAEQLARRLVAMTPPQLEYVFFSDSGSTSVEVALKMALGFWRHSGEKRSRILALEGAYHGDTIGGMSVGERGVFNAPYDPLLFDVERIPFPQRGREDATFGALKAACSGGGIAAFIVEPLVLGAGGMLIYPPPVLAEMKRICEMHGVLLIADEVMTGWGRTGTLFACEQAGVIPDIACYSKGLTGGSVPLAVTLCRGDIFDAHYSTDRTRTFFHSSSYTANPIACAAALANLEVWEREPVMERIAQVSATHAERLDGFRDNPRFANIRQIGTIAALDIVAGDAGYMADIGPRLYRGFLDRGLLVRPLGNTVYIMPPYCSTADELDRVYDAIRELAAEIA from the coding sequence ATGATGTCAAAGTCGCCGGTTTGGCATCCGTTCACGCAGCATGCCGTGTTTCCAGACGCAGTGCCTATCGCGCGAGGCGAGGGAGCTTGGCTCGAGACGGCCGATGGCCGCCGAATTTTTGATGCGATTTCATCGTGGTGGGTTGTGACCCATGGTCATCGTCACCCTCATATTGTGAAGGCGATCAAGGATCAGGCGGATCGTCTCGACCAGGTTATTTTTGCCGGTTTCACCCACGAGCCGGCTGAGCAGCTTGCCCGACGGCTCGTTGCGATGACGCCGCCGCAGCTTGAATATGTTTTCTTCTCCGACAGCGGATCGACGTCCGTCGAAGTCGCACTGAAGATGGCGCTTGGCTTCTGGCGGCACAGCGGAGAGAAACGCAGTCGCATTCTGGCTTTGGAAGGCGCTTATCACGGCGACACCATCGGAGGAATGTCCGTTGGCGAGCGTGGCGTGTTCAATGCACCCTATGATCCTCTATTGTTTGACGTCGAGCGCATACCATTTCCGCAGCGGGGACGAGAAGATGCTACGTTCGGTGCGCTGAAAGCGGCCTGCAGCGGTGGCGGGATTGCGGCGTTTATCGTCGAGCCATTGGTCCTAGGTGCGGGCGGTATGTTGATCTATCCCCCGCCGGTTCTTGCGGAGATGAAGCGCATTTGCGAGATGCACGGCGTTCTTCTCATCGCCGATGAAGTCATGACGGGATGGGGACGGACAGGCACATTGTTCGCGTGCGAGCAGGCTGGCGTGATACCGGACATCGCGTGCTATTCAAAAGGTCTGACGGGAGGATCGGTGCCGCTTGCGGTCACTCTCTGCCGCGGTGATATCTTTGACGCGCATTACTCCACCGACCGAACCCGGACTTTTTTCCATTCAAGCTCCTACACAGCGAATCCGATCGCTTGCGCGGCGGCTCTCGCAAATCTCGAAGTCTGGGAGCGGGAACCAGTCATGGAGCGGATTGCTCAAGTCTCCGCGACGCATGCGGAGCGACTCGACGGATTCCGCGACAATCCGCGTTTTGCGAATATCCGGCAGATCGGAACCATTGCCGCGCTTGATATCGTTGCTGGTGATGCCGGCTACATGGCCGATATTGGCCCACGGCTTTACCGGGGCTTTTTGGATCGCGGTTTGCTTGTTCGTCCGCTCGGCAATACCGTTTATATCATGCCGCCCTATTGCTCGACGGCCGACGAACTTGATCGGGTTTACGATGCTATTCGCGAACTGGCGGCTGAAATCGCCTGA
- a CDS encoding 8-amino-7-oxononanoate synthase (product_source=KO:K00652; cath_funfam=3.40.640.10; cog=COG0156; ko=KO:K00652; pfam=PF00155; superfamily=53383; tigrfam=TIGR00858), with protein sequence MMHDDFETDLRGLAGRGRLRALRERAGIDFTSNDYLGLAESDELRQAAVDAIARGVPIGSGGSRLLRGNHSEHEALESEAAAYFGAETALYFGGGYVANFAIFSTLPQRGDLVVHDELVHASVHEGMRRGRADYAGVSHNDVGAFEDAIRRWRVAGGKGRPWIAVESLYSMDGDSPDLNDLLAVADRHDAMIVIDEAHATGVLGPQGRGLAAAFEGRENVLTLHTCGKALGTVGGFIVGPKVIRDFLVNRARPFIFATAPSPLIAAVTRASLQLSRTDSARRERLASLVNFAGRELRRRCDLAPSGSHILPVVIGADQAAVALAASLQRRGFDIRAIRPPTVPEGTARLRIALTLNVNEAVVAELFAALSEDMRVAA encoded by the coding sequence ATGATGCATGATGACTTTGAAACAGACTTGCGAGGCCTTGCCGGGCGAGGGCGGCTGCGCGCGCTGCGCGAGCGTGCCGGGATCGATTTCACGTCAAACGATTATCTCGGGCTCGCAGAATCCGATGAGCTGAGACAGGCAGCCGTTGACGCGATTGCGCGGGGGGTCCCGATCGGATCCGGCGGCTCACGGCTGCTGCGCGGCAATCACTCCGAGCATGAGGCGTTGGAGAGTGAGGCTGCGGCGTACTTTGGCGCGGAAACCGCACTTTATTTCGGCGGCGGTTATGTCGCGAATTTTGCGATCTTCTCCACGCTGCCGCAGCGCGGAGACCTCGTCGTTCACGACGAGCTTGTCCATGCAAGCGTGCATGAGGGAATGCGGCGTGGCCGCGCGGACTATGCCGGTGTGTCCCATAATGATGTCGGTGCGTTCGAAGACGCCATCAGGCGCTGGCGAGTTGCTGGCGGCAAGGGCAGACCGTGGATTGCGGTCGAGAGCCTCTACAGCATGGATGGCGACAGCCCAGACCTGAACGACTTATTGGCTGTGGCTGATCGCCATGACGCGATGATCGTGATTGACGAAGCGCATGCGACCGGCGTGCTGGGACCACAGGGGCGGGGCCTCGCGGCGGCATTCGAAGGGCGCGAGAATGTCCTCACTTTACACACGTGCGGCAAGGCTTTGGGAACGGTCGGTGGTTTCATCGTCGGTCCGAAGGTCATCCGCGACTTCCTCGTCAATCGCGCACGTCCCTTTATCTTTGCAACGGCGCCTTCGCCGTTGATTGCCGCCGTGACCCGGGCGTCGCTGCAACTCTCCCGCACCGATTCCGCACGGCGTGAACGATTGGCCAGCCTTGTTAACTTTGCGGGACGGGAGCTGCGCCGACGCTGCGATCTCGCGCCGTCAGGCTCGCATATTCTGCCCGTCGTGATCGGCGCCGATCAGGCGGCGGTGGCGCTTGCCGCCTCCTTGCAGCGCCGAGGCTTCGATATCCGTGCGATCCGCCCGCCGACTGTGCCGGAAGGCACCGCGCGTCTGCGGATCGCGCTGACGTTGAATGTGAATGAGGCCGTCGTTGCAGAGCTTTTCGCGGCGTTATCGGAAGACATGCGGGTCGCCGCATGA
- a CDS encoding methionine-gamma-lyase (product_source=KO:K01761; cath_funfam=3.40.640.10,3.90.1150.10; cog=COG0626; ko=KO:K01761; pfam=PF01053; superfamily=53383) has protein sequence MAVPRPSKTHIGNHVLKPETLMLGYGYDPMLSEGAVKPPVFLTSTFVFGTAEEGRDFFDYVSGRKKPPAGGGAGLVYSRFNHPNSEIVEDRLAIYEGAEAAILFSSGMSAISTSLMAYARPGDVIFHSQPLYGGTETLLTKTFAQFGIKSVPFADGVDEAGVRSLLEKARSIGRIAVILVETPSNPTNTLVDIALVRRLADEVGIAQGHRPIIACDNTLLGPVFQRPLDFGADLSIYSLTKYVGGHSDLIAGAAVGSKETIGVVKALRSAIGTQLDPHSCWMLGRSLETLSLRMEKATANAKIVANFLREHPRVTKVHYLPFLAEGPARATYEKQCTGAGSTFSFDIKGREAEAFAFLNSLQVFKLAVSLGGTESLASHPAAMTHSGVPAEIRARIGILDTTIRLSVGIEHPDDIIADIAQALAQ, from the coding sequence ATGGCAGTACCACGTCCTTCCAAAACGCATATCGGTAATCATGTGCTAAAGCCGGAAACTCTCATGTTGGGGTACGGCTATGATCCCATGTTATCAGAAGGGGCAGTAAAGCCTCCGGTATTCCTGACTTCGACATTCGTGTTCGGCACCGCCGAAGAAGGGCGGGACTTCTTTGATTATGTCTCGGGACGAAAGAAGCCTCCTGCGGGCGGCGGAGCGGGGCTGGTTTATTCGCGATTTAACCATCCCAATAGCGAAATCGTCGAGGATCGGCTTGCGATCTATGAGGGAGCAGAGGCGGCGATTTTGTTCTCGTCCGGCATGTCTGCGATCTCGACAAGCTTGATGGCGTATGCGCGGCCTGGCGACGTCATTTTCCACTCGCAGCCACTTTACGGCGGCACTGAGACACTGCTGACGAAGACGTTCGCGCAGTTCGGTATTAAATCCGTTCCCTTTGCTGACGGCGTAGACGAAGCTGGTGTTCGTTCTCTGCTAGAAAAAGCAAGATCGATAGGTCGGATCGCGGTCATCCTTGTGGAAACGCCGTCCAATCCGACGAACACGCTTGTCGACATTGCGCTAGTGCGGCGGCTCGCTGATGAAGTTGGTATTGCGCAAGGACATCGCCCAATCATCGCGTGCGACAATACTCTGCTCGGGCCAGTATTCCAGCGACCACTGGATTTTGGTGCTGATCTCTCGATCTATTCACTCACAAAATACGTCGGTGGACATTCGGATCTCATTGCTGGAGCCGCAGTCGGAAGTAAGGAAACCATCGGCGTTGTTAAGGCGCTACGGAGTGCAATCGGCACTCAGCTCGATCCACATTCGTGTTGGATGCTTGGCCGTTCTCTCGAAACGCTCTCGTTGCGGATGGAAAAGGCCACCGCCAATGCGAAGATCGTAGCGAATTTCTTGCGAGAGCATCCTCGCGTGACGAAAGTTCACTATCTGCCGTTCTTGGCGGAAGGCCCAGCGCGAGCCACGTACGAAAAGCAGTGCACCGGGGCTGGGTCAACATTCTCTTTTGATATCAAGGGACGAGAAGCGGAGGCCTTTGCTTTCCTCAACTCCTTGCAAGTGTTCAAGCTTGCCGTAAGTCTCGGAGGGACCGAATCGCTTGCCAGTCATCCCGCCGCGATGACACACTCAGGTGTGCCCGCGGAAATTAGAGCTCGCATCGGCATTCTCGATACGACGATTCGTCTTTCGGTGGGAATCGAGCATCCTGATGATATCATCGCAGACATTGCACAAGCCTTGGCGCAGTGA
- a CDS encoding hypothetical protein (product_source=Hypo-rule applied; cath_funfam=3.30.420.10; superfamily=56281) → MQAGTDPWQAAGYLGMSLEVLLNTYGHHHPDHMSDAVEKIAKRPERKPERKKDVSGAVTGAVVKFPNRKV, encoded by the coding sequence ATGCAGGCCGGCACCGATCCATGGCAAGCGGCGGGCTATCTGGGAATGTCGTTGGAAGTCCTGCTTAACACCTACGGCCACCATCATCCGGATCACATGTCGGACGCAGTCGAAAAGATCGCCAAGCGGCCCGAGAGAAAGCCAGAACGAAAAAAGGACGTATCTGGGGCGGTAACTGGTGCGGTAGTGAAATTTCCAAACAGGAAAGTGTAA
- a CDS encoding putative ester cyclase (product_source=COG5485; cog=COG5485; pfam=PF07366; superfamily=54427), whose amino-acid sequence MSKEEDNKAVVGRWFTEFWGKDVNLGVIDEIAAPDMLLKYSLHEPRRGREDIKAFMTDFRAAFPNLNFWGTADLIAEGDYVVGQWEGGGTHTGPAFSDFLIGGLPAATGRKMHFTGTTVLKVVNGKIVQEIGLDDGVTALTQLGLIKAA is encoded by the coding sequence ATGAGCAAGGAAGAAGACAACAAAGCCGTTGTCGGTCGGTGGTTCACCGAATTTTGGGGCAAGGATGTTAATCTCGGCGTCATCGACGAGATCGCGGCTCCTGATATGCTGCTCAAGTATTCGCTGCATGAGCCGCGCCGCGGCCGCGAGGACATCAAGGCCTTCATGACTGACTTTCGCGCGGCATTTCCCAACCTCAACTTCTGGGGGACGGCCGATCTGATCGCAGAAGGCGACTATGTCGTCGGTCAGTGGGAGGGTGGCGGCACGCACACCGGGCCGGCCTTCAGCGATTTCCTGATTGGCGGCTTGCCCGCCGCGACCGGCCGTAAGATGCACTTCACCGGCACCACCGTGCTGAAGGTTGTCAACGGCAAGATTGTCCAGGAAATCGGGCTCGATGACGGCGTGACTGCTCTGACGCAACTTGGTTTGATCAAGGCTGCTTGA
- a CDS encoding acetylornithine deacetylase/succinyl-diaminopimelate desuccinylase-like protein (product_source=COG0624; cog=COG0624; superfamily=53187) codes for MILPVWLLVRMATLAIESRQKSRLRDILNEVADVVSDAALFVYALYDKIPALCYGSYSENIHGFNERVSLAFLKRITTTMVLFIVDWCGPEAIEQ; via the coding sequence GTGATACTGCCGGTCTGGCTGCTCGTGCGGATGGCGACGCTTGCAATCGAATCCAGACAAAAGAGCCGCCTTCGGGACATTCTGAACGAAGTAGCCGATGTCGTTTCCGATGCAGCGCTTTTTGTCTATGCGCTCTACGACAAGATCCCGGCGCTGTGTTACGGCTCGTACTCAGAGAATATTCACGGCTTTAATGAGCGTGTTAGCCTAGCATTCCTTAAGCGGATCACAACGACAATGGTGCTCTTCATTGTCGACTGGTGCGGGCCGGAAGCAATCGAACAGTGA
- a CDS encoding dethiobiotin synthetase (product_source=KO:K01935; cath_funfam=3.40.50.300; cog=COG0132; ko=KO:K01935; pfam=PF13500; smart=SM00382; superfamily=52540; tigrfam=TIGR00347) → MNRHLVVAGTDTGIGKTVFSAALAGALNAFYWKPIQSGLEDETDTQAVLRLSEIPSTHVIPELYRLKTPASPHLAAELDGIAIDPARLVLPTVPGTVVVEGAGGLMVPLTRQTTYIDQMARWGAPVVLCARTTLGTINHTLLSVEALRHRGIPLLGVAFIGDEHPDSERTIVEMGNVKRLGRLPSLAVLTQDTLRAAFAENFAVDDFLNGAAG, encoded by the coding sequence ATGAATCGGCATCTTGTGGTCGCCGGCACCGATACCGGCATCGGTAAAACGGTTTTTTCCGCTGCACTGGCGGGCGCGCTCAATGCATTTTATTGGAAGCCGATACAATCCGGTTTGGAAGATGAGACTGACACCCAGGCTGTGTTGCGTCTTTCGGAGATTCCATCGACGCACGTGATACCTGAGCTTTATCGGTTGAAGACTCCGGCATCGCCACACCTAGCCGCCGAACTCGACGGTATCGCCATCGATCCGGCGAGACTCGTGCTGCCGACTGTGCCCGGCACCGTGGTGGTGGAAGGCGCGGGCGGATTGATGGTGCCGCTAACACGGCAGACGACGTACATCGATCAGATGGCGCGATGGGGAGCGCCGGTGGTGCTCTGTGCTCGCACCACGCTTGGGACGATCAACCACACTCTGCTCTCTGTTGAAGCTCTGCGTCATCGCGGCATCCCCCTTCTCGGCGTTGCCTTTATCGGCGATGAACATCCGGATTCTGAGCGAACGATCGTCGAGATGGGAAATGTGAAGCGGCTCGGCCGTCTTCCTTCGCTGGCAGTCCTGACGCAGGATACCTTGCGGGCTGCTTTTGCCGAGAACTTCGCCGTCGACGATTTTCTGAACGGAGCTGCAGGATGA